A region from the Mycolicibacterium phlei genome encodes:
- the araA gene encoding L-arabinose isomerase: MIGSRLPTSQVWLVTGSQHLYGPDILAQVGDQSRQIAERLDASSEIPVEVRWLPVVTDADQIARVLAEANAADECIGVIAWMHTFSPAKMWIRGLKTLRKPLLHLHTQFGVELPWDTIDMDFMNLNQAAHGDREFGYIQSRLSQPRKTVAGHVDHAETRQRIGSWARAALGFAEISTLKVARFGDNMRGVAVTEGDKVEAEAHFGVSVNTYGVNDLVDVVERVRPADIDKLVREYEHTYRVAEELRPGGDRHASLRHGAQIELGLRKFLQDGGFHAFTTNFEDLGGLRQLPGLAVQRLMADGYGFGGEGDWKTAVMLRTIKVMAEGLPGGTSFMEDYTYDLTPGRERILGAHMLEVCPSIAAATPTLEVHPLSIGDRDDPVRLRFTAAPADGVVVGICDMGSRFRLVANEVRVVEPDAELPRLPVACAVWEPKPSWSTSAEAWLMAGAPHHTVLTTALDTETIDDFATMTGTELLVIDNDTTTRGFARELRWNDVYHHVAAGL, translated from the coding sequence ATGATCGGGTCCCGCCTGCCCACCAGCCAGGTCTGGCTCGTCACGGGCAGCCAGCACCTCTACGGCCCGGACATCCTCGCCCAGGTCGGCGACCAGTCGCGGCAGATCGCCGAACGGCTCGACGCCAGCAGCGAGATCCCCGTCGAGGTGCGGTGGTTGCCGGTGGTGACCGACGCCGATCAGATCGCGCGGGTGCTCGCCGAGGCCAACGCCGCCGACGAGTGCATCGGCGTCATCGCCTGGATGCACACCTTCTCGCCGGCCAAGATGTGGATCCGCGGCCTGAAGACGCTGCGCAAACCGCTGCTGCACCTGCACACCCAGTTCGGTGTCGAGCTGCCGTGGGACACCATCGACATGGACTTCATGAACCTCAACCAGGCCGCCCACGGCGACCGGGAGTTCGGCTACATCCAGTCGCGGTTGTCCCAGCCCCGCAAGACGGTCGCCGGTCACGTCGACCACGCCGAGACCCGGCAGCGGATCGGCTCCTGGGCGCGCGCGGCGCTCGGGTTCGCCGAGATCTCCACGCTGAAGGTCGCGCGCTTCGGCGACAACATGCGCGGAGTCGCGGTCACCGAGGGCGACAAGGTGGAGGCCGAGGCGCACTTCGGGGTGTCGGTCAACACCTACGGTGTCAACGACCTGGTCGACGTCGTCGAGCGGGTGCGGCCCGCCGACATCGACAAGCTGGTCCGCGAGTACGAGCACACCTACCGGGTGGCCGAGGAGCTGCGGCCCGGCGGGGACCGGCACGCCTCGCTGCGGCACGGCGCGCAGATCGAACTCGGTCTGCGGAAGTTCCTGCAGGACGGTGGGTTCCACGCCTTCACCACGAACTTCGAGGACCTCGGTGGGCTGCGTCAGCTGCCCGGACTGGCCGTGCAGCGGTTGATGGCCGACGGCTACGGCTTCGGCGGTGAGGGCGACTGGAAGACCGCGGTGATGCTGCGCACCATCAAGGTGATGGCCGAGGGTCTGCCCGGCGGCACGTCGTTCATGGAGGACTACACCTACGACCTGACCCCGGGCCGGGAACGCATCCTGGGTGCGCACATGCTGGAGGTGTGCCCCAGCATCGCGGCCGCCACCCCGACGCTGGAGGTGCATCCGCTGTCCATCGGGGATCGCGACGATCCGGTGCGGCTGCGGTTCACCGCGGCCCCCGCCGACGGCGTCGTCGTCGGCATCTGCGATATGGGCAGCCGGTTCCGCCTGGTGGCCAACGAGGTTCGCGTCGTCGAACCCGACGCGGAACTGCCCAGGTTGCCCGTGGCGTGCGCGGTGTGGGAGCCCAAACCGTCGTGGTCGACGTCGGCGGAGGCCTGGCTGATGGCCGGCGCTCCGCACCACACGGTGCTCACCACCGCGCTGGACACCGAGACGATCGACGACTTCGCCACGATGACCGGCACCGAACTGCTCGTCATCGACAACGACACCACCACCCGCGGGTTCGCCCGCGAACTGCGCTGGAACGACGTGTACCACCACGTCGCGGCCGGGCTGTGA
- a CDS encoding zinc-dependent alcohol dehydrogenase gives MLAARLHGIGDLRVGTEPEPGEPQPGWSLIRVTSVGICGSDLHWFADGGIGENRIEHPVVPGHEFAGVALTGPYAGRRVAVDPAIPCESCERCEAGDHNLCPTVEFAGHGTLDGALREYLVWPDRLLHPLPDELSDDAGALLEPLGVAIHAVDVSHLRPGADVLVVGAGPIGQLVVQVARRKGAARVYAVEPLARRQASALNAGADAAWSPAEGAEPVLDATDGRGVDVVIEVAGTDDAIGVAVAASRPGARIALAGIPSEDASSFPAAPARRKGLTFAMVRRMNDTYPRAIELARTGIDLDALVTESYGLTDAAKAFTAAAERRGDKVVIRCGRPGTSP, from the coding sequence ATGCTCGCGGCGCGCCTGCACGGCATCGGCGACCTGCGGGTCGGCACCGAACCCGAACCGGGGGAGCCGCAACCGGGATGGTCGCTGATCCGGGTGACCTCGGTCGGGATCTGCGGATCGGACCTGCACTGGTTCGCCGACGGCGGTATCGGCGAGAACCGGATCGAACACCCGGTGGTGCCCGGCCACGAGTTCGCCGGTGTCGCGCTGACCGGGCCGTACGCCGGACGCCGGGTCGCCGTCGACCCCGCGATCCCGTGCGAGAGCTGCGAGCGCTGTGAGGCCGGTGACCACAACCTATGCCCGACAGTCGAATTCGCCGGGCACGGCACCCTGGACGGGGCGCTGCGGGAGTACCTGGTGTGGCCGGACCGGCTGCTGCACCCGCTGCCGGATGAGCTCAGCGACGACGCAGGCGCGCTGCTCGAACCGCTGGGCGTGGCGATCCACGCCGTGGACGTCAGCCACCTGCGCCCGGGCGCCGACGTGCTCGTCGTCGGCGCGGGCCCGATCGGCCAGTTGGTGGTGCAGGTGGCGCGCCGCAAGGGCGCCGCCCGGGTGTACGCCGTCGAACCGCTCGCGCGGCGGCAGGCCTCGGCGCTCAACGCAGGCGCCGACGCGGCGTGGTCCCCGGCGGAGGGGGCGGAGCCGGTGCTGGACGCCACCGACGGCCGCGGCGTCGACGTCGTCATCGAGGTGGCGGGCACCGACGACGCGATCGGGGTCGCGGTCGCGGCGAGCCGGCCCGGGGCGCGCATCGCACTGGCCGGGATCCCCTCGGAGGACGCGTCGTCGTTTCCCGCCGCGCCCGCGCGCCGCAAGGGGCTGACGTTCGCGATGGTGCGCCGGATGAACGACACCTACCCGCGCGCGATCGAACTGGCCCGCACCGGGATCGACCTGGACGCCCTGGTGACCGAGTCCTACGGGCTCACCGACGCCGCCAAGGCGTTCACCGCCGCCGCGGAACGCCGCGGCGACAAGGTGGTGATCAGATGCGGCCGCCCGGGAACATCTCCTTGA
- a CDS encoding serine hydrolase: MRRRRSARAMAATAIACVALLVNGCISDVWAAPPGPASGLAGAESRVRQAVADAAADGANVTTAVLDRETGQVISAKADQSFPIASVAKLFIADDLLLRAAEGEVELSPADRQAIDSMLRSSDDGAAQMFWDRSGGNAVIARIKARYGLAGTTAPWNGHWDVTTSTANDLVRYYDMLLSGAGGLPPAQADIILDNIAQFTPNGLDGYPQRFGIPDGLYAERVAVKQGWFCCWSGANQLHVSTGVIGPDRRYVMVISSLQPVSEAAARATITDTVKEMFPGGRI, from the coding sequence ATGCGTCGGCGGCGTTCGGCACGCGCGATGGCGGCGACGGCAATCGCCTGCGTCGCGCTGCTGGTCAACGGGTGTATCTCGGACGTCTGGGCGGCCCCGCCGGGCCCGGCCTCCGGGCTGGCCGGCGCCGAGTCCCGCGTCCGGCAGGCGGTCGCCGACGCGGCGGCCGACGGCGCGAACGTCACCACCGCGGTGCTGGACCGCGAGACCGGCCAGGTGATCTCCGCCAAGGCCGACCAGTCGTTCCCGATCGCCTCGGTGGCCAAGCTGTTCATCGCCGACGATCTGCTGCTGCGCGCCGCCGAGGGTGAGGTCGAGCTGTCCCCCGCCGACCGCCAGGCCATCGACTCGATGCTGCGCTCGTCGGATGACGGTGCGGCGCAGATGTTCTGGGATCGCAGCGGCGGCAACGCGGTGATCGCGCGGATCAAGGCGCGCTACGGGCTGGCCGGGACGACGGCGCCGTGGAACGGGCACTGGGACGTCACCACGAGCACGGCCAACGACCTGGTCCGCTACTACGACATGCTGCTCAGCGGGGCCGGCGGGCTGCCGCCCGCGCAGGCCGACATCATCCTCGACAACATCGCGCAGTTCACCCCGAACGGGCTCGACGGCTACCCGCAGCGGTTCGGCATCCCCGACGGGCTCTACGCCGAACGTGTCGCGGTCAAGCAGGGCTGGTTCTGCTGTTGGAGCGGCGCCAACCAGCTGCACGTGTCGACGGGGGTGATCGGCCCCGACCGCCGCTACGTGATGGTGATCAGCTCGCTGCAGCCGGTCAGCGAGGCCGCCGCACGCGCCACGATCACCGACACGGTCAAGGAGATGTTCCCGGGCGGCCGCATCTGA
- a CDS encoding carbon-monoxide dehydrogenase medium subunit: MGRPATAETWHAAALLAADGARPLPENGFKVELLRRTVERQLATVAEAS; this comes from the coding sequence GTGGGGCGGCCGGCCACCGCGGAGACCTGGCACGCGGCGGCCCTGCTCGCCGCCGACGGGGCACGGCCGCTGCCGGAGAACGGGTTCAAGGTGGAGCTGTTGCGGCGCACCGTCGAACGTCAGCTCGCGACCGTCGCGGAGGCGTCATGA
- a CDS encoding xanthine dehydrogenase family protein molybdopterin-binding subunit → MTFPTAVPRFSGRPVTRVEGRLKVTGQADYTADNPVPGLAYAALVGATVARGGVTAIDTRAARRQPGVIRVLTEFDGVRLPFDPRSVESFGQPVAVVVAESLEAATHAATLVEVGFEAADAALRGAAVRVDLSLAMPRNNHNPMELPSTIARWDGDRLTVHDKVQAVAWAQQAYAEAFGIPADNVEVRSPFVGGAFGHAGTTWPHSLLTAFAARQLGRPVKITLPRKQFYTTVGYRPTNRQRIAIGADRSGRFTALVHEARVEKSRHGDYEDNVTGVPRFLYSVPNVRSTYRTVALDVNPPTFCRAPGTVSGVFALENAIDELAFRLGMDPIDLRIHNEPARDESRDLPWSTRRLTECFRRGADTFGWSRRNPTPSAVRDGHLLVGMGTAAAVYHALAAACAVSVRLNPDGTADVRTGTIDMGPGTYTAMTQVASDALGLPMNRVRFALGDSRMPAAPVHGASQTMASVGSGVVNAANLLRDRFIRTAVVDPASPLSGLRPDQVTVADGRMLAVDDPSRGETYQALLRRRGWGPLDATETWSPNQAEHGAYALHSYGAVFAEVTVDEQLGTVRVRRLYAVYDAGRIINPLLAHSQAIGGMVGGIGMALLESTDLDHRDGRIVNANMSDYLVPVHADIGELDAAFLPGEDPVLTPLGVKGLAELVFVGVPAAIGNAVFNATGRRVTELPITLDKLI, encoded by the coding sequence ATGACCTTCCCGACCGCGGTGCCGCGGTTCAGCGGTCGCCCTGTCACCCGCGTCGAGGGCCGGCTCAAGGTCACCGGACAGGCCGACTACACCGCCGACAACCCGGTACCCGGCCTCGCCTACGCGGCGCTGGTGGGCGCCACCGTCGCCCGCGGCGGCGTCACCGCCATCGACACCCGCGCCGCGCGGCGTCAGCCCGGAGTCATCCGGGTGCTCACCGAGTTCGACGGTGTCAGACTGCCGTTCGACCCCCGCAGCGTCGAGTCGTTCGGCCAGCCCGTCGCCGTCGTCGTCGCCGAGAGCCTCGAGGCCGCCACGCACGCCGCGACCCTCGTCGAGGTCGGCTTCGAGGCCGCCGATGCGGCCCTGCGCGGCGCGGCGGTCCGCGTCGACCTGTCGTTGGCGATGCCGCGCAACAACCACAACCCCATGGAACTGCCGTCGACCATCGCGCGGTGGGACGGGGACCGGCTGACCGTCCACGACAAGGTGCAGGCCGTCGCCTGGGCGCAGCAGGCCTACGCGGAGGCGTTCGGCATCCCGGCCGACAACGTGGAGGTCCGCTCGCCGTTCGTCGGCGGCGCCTTCGGCCACGCGGGCACCACCTGGCCACACAGTCTGCTGACGGCGTTCGCGGCCCGCCAGCTGGGCCGGCCGGTGAAGATCACGTTGCCGCGCAAGCAGTTCTACACCACCGTCGGCTATCGGCCGACCAACCGGCAGCGGATCGCGATCGGCGCCGACCGCAGCGGCCGGTTCACCGCCCTCGTCCACGAGGCGCGCGTGGAGAAGTCGCGGCACGGGGACTACGAGGACAACGTCACCGGTGTCCCGCGGTTCCTGTACTCGGTGCCCAACGTGCGCTCGACGTACCGGACGGTGGCGCTGGACGTCAACCCGCCGACGTTCTGCCGCGCACCGGGAACCGTCAGCGGGGTGTTCGCGCTGGAGAACGCGATCGACGAGTTGGCGTTCCGGCTCGGCATGGATCCGATCGACCTGCGGATCCACAATGAGCCCGCCCGCGACGAGTCCCGCGACCTGCCCTGGTCGACGCGCCGGCTCACCGAGTGCTTCCGCCGGGGCGCCGACACCTTCGGCTGGTCGCGGCGCAACCCGACCCCGAGCGCGGTCCGCGACGGGCACCTGCTGGTCGGAATGGGCACCGCCGCAGCGGTTTACCATGCGCTGGCGGCCGCCTGCGCGGTGTCGGTGCGGCTCAACCCCGACGGCACCGCCGACGTGCGGACCGGCACCATCGACATGGGGCCGGGCACCTACACCGCGATGACGCAGGTGGCATCCGACGCGCTGGGCCTGCCGATGAACCGGGTGCGCTTCGCGCTGGGTGACTCCCGGATGCCCGCCGCGCCCGTGCACGGCGCGTCGCAGACCATGGCCAGCGTCGGCTCCGGTGTGGTGAACGCCGCGAACCTGTTGCGGGACCGCTTCATCCGCACCGCGGTCGTCGATCCGGCATCGCCGCTGTCCGGGTTGCGGCCGGACCAGGTCACCGTCGCCGACGGCCGGATGCTGGCGGTCGACGACCCGTCACGCGGTGAGACGTACCAGGCGCTGCTGCGGCGGCGCGGCTGGGGTCCGCTGGACGCCACCGAGACGTGGTCGCCGAACCAGGCCGAGCACGGTGCCTACGCGCTGCACTCCTACGGCGCGGTGTTCGCGGAGGTCACCGTCGACGAACAACTCGGCACCGTCCGGGTCCGGCGGCTGTACGCCGTCTACGACGCCGGGCGCATCATCAACCCGCTGCTCGCGCACAGCCAGGCCATCGGCGGCATGGTCGGCGGGATCGGCATGGCGCTGCTGGAGTCCACCGATCTGGACCACCGCGACGGGCGCATCGTCAACGCCAACATGTCCGACTACCTGGTGCCGGTGCACGCCGACATCGGGGAGCTGGACGCGGCGTTCCTGCCGGGGGAGGACCCGGTGCTCACCCCGCTCGGGGTGAAGGGGCTGGCCGAGCTGGTGTTCGTCGGGGTGCCCGCCGCGATCGGCAACGCGGTGTTCAACGCCACCGGGCGGCGCGTCACCGAACTGCCGATCACGCTCGACAAGCTGATCTGA
- a CDS encoding aldehyde dehydrogenase, which yields MSFADTQNLYIGGGFRPATKTVPVIEAATGEPLADGPCATETDIDDAVAAARGPEALAWRTTEPRERAEALQRFAAALRARAESTSMLVSRENGMPITLSRMANGAFPAVAVGYYAKLIAGFEAEETRQARIGHTIVRREPIGVVGAITPWNYPQPLAIMKIAPALAAGCSVVLKAAPETSLDALVFAEAAEEAGLPAGVLNVVPGDAAAGARLVSHPDVDKIAFTGSTAAGRAIGAECGRLIRPVTLELGGKSAAIILDDADVSATVNGLRSASFVNNGQTCHLSSRILVPESRYAEFVDAIAALADDLTVGDPLAEDTEIGPLVSSRQRERVLEYIQLGIDSGAKLVAGGGIPKDQPRGWFVSPTVFADVDNASRIAQEEIFGPVLTITPYRDDAEAVRIANDSEFGLAGTVWSPDIDRATDIARAIDTGTIGVNEYQLDLQAPFGGVKASGLGRELGPEGLEAYFRIKSIYRVGPA from the coding sequence GTGAGCTTCGCCGACACCCAGAATCTCTACATCGGGGGCGGGTTCCGCCCGGCCACCAAGACGGTCCCGGTCATCGAGGCGGCCACCGGGGAGCCGCTCGCCGACGGCCCGTGCGCCACCGAGACCGACATCGACGACGCGGTCGCCGCCGCCCGCGGCCCCGAGGCGCTGGCGTGGCGGACGACCGAGCCGCGCGAACGCGCCGAGGCGCTGCAGCGTTTCGCCGCGGCGCTGCGCGCCCGCGCCGAGTCCACCTCGATGCTGGTGTCGCGCGAGAACGGTATGCCGATCACGTTGTCGCGCATGGCCAACGGCGCCTTCCCCGCGGTGGCCGTCGGCTACTACGCCAAGTTGATCGCCGGCTTCGAGGCCGAGGAGACACGGCAGGCGCGCATCGGCCACACCATCGTGCGCAGGGAGCCGATCGGTGTCGTCGGCGCCATCACGCCGTGGAACTACCCGCAACCGCTGGCGATCATGAAGATCGCGCCGGCGCTGGCGGCGGGCTGTTCGGTGGTCCTCAAGGCCGCCCCGGAGACCTCGCTGGACGCGCTGGTGTTCGCCGAGGCCGCCGAGGAGGCGGGGCTGCCGGCCGGGGTGCTCAACGTCGTTCCCGGGGACGCGGCCGCCGGCGCCCGACTGGTCTCGCACCCGGATGTGGACAAGATCGCGTTCACCGGGTCCACCGCCGCCGGACGGGCGATCGGCGCCGAGTGCGGGCGGCTGATCCGCCCGGTCACCCTGGAACTCGGCGGCAAGTCCGCGGCGATCATCCTCGACGACGCCGACGTGTCGGCCACCGTCAACGGCCTGCGCAGCGCGTCGTTCGTCAACAACGGCCAGACCTGCCACCTGAGCTCACGCATCCTGGTGCCGGAGTCGCGCTACGCCGAGTTCGTCGACGCGATCGCCGCGCTCGCCGACGATCTGACCGTCGGCGACCCACTGGCCGAGGACACCGAGATCGGCCCGCTGGTCAGCAGCCGCCAGCGCGAGCGGGTGCTGGAGTACATCCAGCTCGGTATCGACAGCGGCGCCAAACTCGTTGCCGGCGGCGGAATTCCGAAGGACCAGCCGAGGGGCTGGTTTGTGTCCCCGACCGTGTTCGCCGATGTGGACAACGCGTCGCGCATCGCGCAGGAGGAGATCTTCGGCCCGGTGCTGACCATCACGCCCTACCGCGACGACGCCGAGGCGGTGCGGATCGCCAACGACAGCGAGTTCGGGCTGGCAGGCACGGTGTGGTCACCGGACATCGACCGCGCCACCGACATCGCCCGCGCCATCGACACCGGCACGATCGGGGTCAACGAGTACCAGCTCGACCTGCAGGCGCCGTTCGGCGGGGTCAAGGCCAGCGGGCTGGGCCGGGAGCTGGGCCCCGAGGGGCTGGAGGCCTACTTCCGAATCAAGTCGATCTACCGCGTCGGGCCGGCGTAG
- a CDS encoding TetR/AcrR family transcriptional regulator, producing MPRPSKPLISRAAAVEAAIEIIDTEGLAAFSLPRLAGYLGVRAPSLYHHFGSKDDILIAVARHIAGEAVVRPRRPPGPDWPEYLVSLGLNFRQAVLRHRNAAPVLIEHLPRGLLIPDFEDAARHLHDSGVPTHLHARILDGVETLCLGTVLTEAVRRSRGRGGLFPEVSAENYPYLAAALDANELTVKDLFVHRIRAFLRGVVADDGGTPSSPSVGL from the coding sequence ATGCCTCGGCCGTCGAAACCCTTGATCAGCCGCGCGGCCGCGGTCGAGGCCGCCATCGAGATCATCGATACCGAAGGCCTCGCGGCGTTCAGCCTGCCCCGGCTCGCCGGGTACCTGGGGGTGCGCGCCCCGTCGCTGTATCACCACTTCGGCAGCAAGGACGACATCCTCATCGCGGTGGCACGCCACATCGCGGGTGAGGCGGTGGTGCGGCCGCGCCGCCCGCCGGGACCGGACTGGCCCGAGTACTTAGTCAGCCTCGGGCTGAACTTCCGCCAGGCCGTGCTGCGCCACCGCAACGCGGCGCCCGTCCTGATCGAGCACCTACCCCGCGGCCTGCTCATCCCGGACTTCGAGGACGCGGCCCGCCACCTGCACGACTCCGGGGTGCCGACCCACCTGCACGCCCGGATCCTCGACGGCGTCGAAACGCTGTGTCTCGGAACGGTGCTGACGGAGGCGGTGCGAAGGTCCCGGGGCCGCGGTGGGCTGTTCCCGGAGGTCAGCGCCGAGAACTACCCGTACCTCGCCGCGGCGCTGGACGCCAACGAGCTCACCGTCAAGGACCTGTTCGTCCACCGGATCCGCGCGTTCCTGCGCGGCGTCGTCGCCGACGACGGCGGGACGCCCTCGTCGCCGAGTGTGGGGTTATGA
- the amaB gene encoding L-piperidine-6-carboxylate dehydrogenase, protein MATSTTRALPSADTLRTRALDALRALGWHGELAGPGAPGLQASSPITGDVLFSVPEATVEQADAAIEAAAQAFTTWRTTPAPVRGALVARLGELLVAHKADLATLVTLEAGKITSEALGEVQEMIDVCQFAVGLSRQLYGRTIASERPGHRLMETWHPLGVVGVITAFNFPVAVWAWNAAIALVCGDTLVWKPSELTPLTALACQALIERAADDVGAPREVSRLVQGGREVGERLVDDPRVALVSATGSVRMGQQVGPRVAQRFGRVLLELGGNNAAIVTPSADLDLAVRAIVFSAAGTAGQRCTTLRRLIVHSSIADEVVSRIVDAYRQLPVGDPSAEGTLVGPLIHETAYRDMVRALEQARADGGEVIGGERCDVGSDFQESAYYVAPAVVRMPAQTAVVHAETFAPILYVLTYEDLDEAIAMNNAVPQGLSSSIFTLNMREAERFLAADGSDCGIANVNIGTSGAEIGGAFGGEKQTGGGRESGSDSWKAYMRRATNTINYSTDLPLAQGVHFG, encoded by the coding sequence ATGGCGACATCCACGACGCGGGCCCTGCCCTCCGCCGACACCCTGCGCACCCGTGCGCTCGACGCGCTGCGCGCCCTCGGCTGGCACGGTGAGCTCGCCGGGCCGGGGGCACCCGGCCTGCAGGCCAGCAGCCCGATCACCGGCGACGTGCTGTTCTCGGTCCCGGAGGCGACGGTCGAGCAGGCCGACGCGGCGATCGAGGCGGCCGCACAGGCGTTCACCACCTGGCGCACCACCCCCGCCCCGGTGCGCGGCGCGCTGGTGGCGCGGCTGGGTGAGCTGCTGGTGGCGCACAAGGCGGATCTGGCGACGCTGGTGACGCTGGAGGCGGGCAAGATCACCTCCGAGGCGCTCGGCGAGGTGCAGGAGATGATCGACGTCTGCCAGTTCGCGGTGGGCCTGTCGCGGCAGCTGTACGGCAGGACCATCGCCTCCGAGCGGCCCGGGCACCGGTTGATGGAGACCTGGCACCCGCTCGGCGTCGTCGGCGTCATCACCGCGTTCAACTTCCCGGTCGCGGTGTGGGCGTGGAACGCCGCGATCGCGCTGGTGTGCGGTGACACCCTGGTGTGGAAGCCCTCGGAGCTGACGCCGCTGACGGCACTGGCCTGCCAGGCGCTGATCGAGCGGGCCGCCGACGACGTCGGGGCGCCGCGCGAGGTCAGCAGGCTGGTGCAGGGCGGTCGCGAGGTCGGCGAGCGACTGGTCGACGATCCGCGGGTGGCGCTGGTCAGCGCGACCGGGTCGGTGCGGATGGGTCAGCAGGTCGGGCCGCGGGTGGCGCAGCGGTTCGGCAGGGTGCTGCTGGAACTGGGCGGCAACAACGCCGCGATCGTGACACCGTCGGCGGATCTGGATCTGGCCGTGCGGGCGATCGTGTTCTCCGCAGCGGGCACCGCCGGGCAGCGCTGCACCACGCTGCGCCGGCTGATCGTGCACTCCTCGATCGCCGACGAGGTGGTGTCGCGGATCGTCGACGCCTACCGGCAGCTGCCGGTCGGCGACCCGTCGGCCGAGGGCACCCTGGTCGGGCCGCTGATCCACGAGACCGCCTACCGCGACATGGTGCGCGCGCTGGAGCAGGCCCGCGCCGACGGCGGCGAGGTGATCGGTGGTGAGCGATGCGACGTCGGCAGTGATTTTCAGGAGTCGGCGTACTACGTCGCACCGGCGGTGGTGCGGATGCCCGCGCAGACCGCGGTGGTGCACGCCGAGACGTTCGCCCCGATCCTCTACGTGCTCACGTACGAAGATCTCGACGAGGCGATCGCGATGAACAACGCGGTGCCACAGGGTCTTTCGTCGTCGATCTTCACCCTGAACATGCGGGAGGCGGAGCGTTTCCTGGCCGCCGACGGGTCGGACTGCGGGATCGCCAACGTCAACATCGGCACCTCGGGCGCCGAGATCGGCGGCGCGTTCGGCGGGGAGAAGCAGACCGGCGGCGGCCGCGAGTCGGGTTCAGACTCCTGGAAGGCCTACATGCGCCGGGCCACCAACACGATCAACTACTCCACCGATCTCCCGCTGGCCCAGGGCGTGCACTTCGGCTAG
- the hglS gene encoding 2-oxoadipate dioxygenase/decarboxylase codes for MTRDVALWQLRARFAATLSRMYGAEVPAYTTLVEVAAEVNRDHVERHGDAERLGSLERVTAERHGAIRVGSPRELADVADLFAAFGMYPVGFYDLRDAASPVPVVSTAFRPVDPDELERNPFRVFTSVLATGDARFFSDDLRERVERFVAARRLFDPALIATARRIAADGGTDSVTAERFVADAAAAFALSREPIDRAWYDELAAVSAVAADIAGVGSTHINHLTPRVLDIDELYRRMTERGITMIDAIQGPPRTDGPAVLLRQTSFRALAEPRRFREADGTVSEGTLRVRFGEVEARGVALTPEGRARYDAAMAEPDPAAVWHRYFPGTDAELAASGLAYYRGGDPTKPVVYEDFLPASAAGIFRSNLDRETRASDAEGASHYSMAWLSEQIGRVIYDPYELYEKAAQ; via the coding sequence ATGACCCGCGATGTCGCGCTGTGGCAGCTGCGGGCGCGGTTCGCCGCGACGCTGTCGCGCATGTACGGCGCCGAGGTGCCTGCCTACACGACGCTGGTCGAGGTGGCCGCCGAAGTCAACCGTGACCACGTCGAACGCCACGGCGACGCCGAGCGGCTGGGTTCCCTGGAGCGGGTCACCGCCGAACGCCACGGCGCCATCCGCGTCGGCAGCCCCCGCGAACTCGCCGACGTCGCCGATCTGTTCGCCGCGTTCGGCATGTACCCGGTCGGGTTCTACGATCTGCGCGACGCCGCCTCCCCCGTACCGGTGGTGTCCACGGCGTTTCGGCCGGTCGACCCGGACGAGCTGGAGCGCAACCCGTTTCGGGTGTTCACCTCGGTGCTGGCCACCGGCGACGCGCGGTTCTTCTCCGACGACCTGCGCGAGCGGGTGGAGCGCTTCGTCGCCGCGCGCCGGCTGTTCGACCCGGCGCTGATCGCCACCGCCCGCCGCATCGCCGCCGACGGCGGCACCGACAGCGTCACCGCCGAACGGTTCGTCGCCGACGCCGCCGCGGCGTTCGCGCTGTCCCGCGAGCCGATCGACCGGGCCTGGTACGACGAGCTGGCCGCGGTGTCGGCGGTGGCGGCCGACATCGCCGGTGTGGGCTCCACCCACATCAACCACCTCACACCGCGGGTCCTCGACATCGACGAGCTGTACCGCCGGATGACCGAGCGCGGCATCACGATGATCGACGCAATCCAGGGCCCGCCCCGCACCGACGGCCCCGCGGTGTTGTTGCGGCAGACGTCGTTTCGGGCGCTGGCCGAGCCGCGGCGGTTCCGCGAGGCCGACGGCACGGTCAGCGAGGGCACGCTGCGGGTGCGCTTCGGCGAGGTGGAGGCCCGCGGTGTCGCGCTGACACCCGAGGGCCGCGCACGCTACGACGCGGCGATGGCCGAACCCGACCCGGCCGCGGTGTGGCACCGCTACTTCCCGGGCACCGACGCCGAGCTCGCCGCGTCCGGGCTGGCCTACTACCGCGGCGGCGACCCGACGAAACCCGTTGTGTACGAGGATTTCCTGCCCGCCTCGGCGGCGGGCATCTTCCGGTCGAACCTGGACCGCGAAACCCGGGCGAGTGACGCCGAGGGCGCATCGCACTACAGCATGGCGTGGCTGTCCGAGCAGATCGGCCGCGTCATCTACGACCCTTACGAGCTCTACGAGAAAGCAGCACAATGA